The following proteins are encoded in a genomic region of Mycolicibacterium rutilum:
- a CDS encoding MMPL/RND family transporter — MSGTEAVAAQRSRIAHAIRLLAVPILIGWVVLTVVTNVFVPSLEKVGEANTVSMNAHDAPAFIAMQRVGANFEEFDSDSNAMVILESDKPLEAAAHRYYDELIQRFRADPVHIEHVADFWSDPLTAAGAQSADGKSAYVQIYLRGNMGETIANESIQAVRDIIAETPAPEGIKAYVTGGAALNADQRVAGDKGAVKATVATLIVIAIMLLIVYRSVATMLLILFMVFVELGASRGIVAFLGNSGFIGLSTFATSLLTLIAIAAGTDYAIFLIGRYQEARQLGEDRETAYYTMFHGTAHVVLGSGLTIAGALLCLKFTRLPWFQTMAVPCAVGVLVAVLAALTLGPAVVVIGSRFGLFEPKRAINSRGWRRIGVVVVRWPGPVLAATCALSLIGLLALNGYKVDYDGRHFLPEDTPSNIGYAVADRHFDAARMNPELMMVESDHDLRNSADFLVIDKIAKAVFRVPGIARVQTITRPQGKPIEHTTIPFLLSMQGTTQQLNQKYQQDRMADMLVQADEMGKTIASMEKMASLTQQMAATTHSMVQKTKDMTVDVAELRDHIADFDDFFRPIRNYFYWEPHCYDIPICWALRSVFDTLDGIDTMTDDIQRLVPDLEHLDSLMPQLVTLLPQQIETMKTMRTMMLTMQSSQKGLQDQMAAMQENSHAMGDAFDESMNDDSFYLPPEVFDNKDFQRGIKNFISPDGKSVRFIIEHEGDPATPEGIDHIDAIKLAAKEAIKGTPLEGSTIYLGGTAATYKDMRDGSNYDLMIAGLSAAALIFIIMLIITRAVVAAAVIVGTVLLSLGTSFGLSVLVWQHLLGIRLHWIVLVMSVILLLAVGSDYNLLLVSRFKEELHHGFKVAIIRAMAGSGSVVTSAGLVFAATMASFVVGDLLSIAQVGSTIALGLLFDTLIVRAFMTPSIAALLGRWFWWPLRVRTPASRRRLAALFPDRVGATAD; from the coding sequence ATGAGCGGAACCGAAGCGGTTGCTGCCCAGCGGTCGCGGATCGCCCACGCCATCCGGCTGCTCGCCGTCCCCATCCTGATCGGCTGGGTGGTGCTGACCGTGGTCACCAACGTGTTCGTGCCCTCGCTGGAGAAAGTCGGCGAGGCCAACACCGTCTCGATGAACGCGCACGACGCGCCGGCCTTTATCGCGATGCAGCGCGTCGGCGCCAACTTCGAGGAGTTCGACTCCGACAGCAACGCGATGGTCATCCTCGAGAGCGACAAACCGCTCGAGGCCGCCGCGCACCGGTACTACGACGAACTGATCCAACGGTTCCGCGCCGATCCGGTGCACATCGAGCACGTCGCCGACTTCTGGAGCGACCCCCTGACCGCGGCGGGCGCGCAGAGCGCCGACGGCAAGTCCGCCTACGTGCAGATCTACCTGCGCGGCAACATGGGCGAGACGATCGCCAACGAGTCGATCCAAGCGGTGCGCGACATCATCGCCGAAACCCCGGCGCCAGAAGGGATCAAGGCGTACGTCACCGGCGGCGCGGCGCTCAACGCCGACCAGCGCGTCGCCGGTGACAAGGGCGCGGTCAAGGCCACCGTGGCCACGTTGATCGTGATCGCGATCATGCTCTTGATCGTCTACCGCTCCGTCGCCACCATGCTGTTGATCCTGTTCATGGTGTTCGTCGAACTCGGCGCCTCGCGCGGGATCGTGGCGTTCCTCGGCAATTCCGGCTTCATCGGGCTGTCGACGTTCGCGACAAGCCTGTTGACGTTGATCGCGATCGCCGCGGGCACCGACTACGCGATCTTCCTCATCGGCCGGTATCAGGAGGCGCGTCAACTCGGTGAGGACCGCGAAACCGCCTACTACACGATGTTTCACGGCACCGCCCACGTCGTGCTCGGCTCGGGCCTGACGATCGCCGGGGCGCTGCTGTGCCTGAAGTTCACCCGGCTGCCGTGGTTCCAGACCATGGCCGTGCCGTGCGCGGTGGGCGTGCTCGTCGCCGTACTCGCGGCGCTGACGCTGGGACCGGCCGTCGTCGTGATCGGCAGCCGATTCGGGTTGTTCGAACCCAAGCGCGCCATCAACTCGCGCGGGTGGCGCCGCATCGGCGTCGTCGTGGTGCGCTGGCCCGGACCGGTGTTGGCCGCGACCTGCGCGCTGTCGCTGATCGGTCTGCTGGCCCTCAACGGATACAAGGTCGACTACGACGGCCGCCACTTCCTGCCGGAGGACACCCCGTCCAACATCGGGTACGCCGTCGCCGACCGGCACTTCGACGCGGCCCGGATGAACCCCGAACTGATGATGGTCGAAAGCGACCACGATCTGCGCAACTCGGCCGACTTCCTCGTCATCGACAAGATCGCCAAGGCGGTGTTCCGGGTGCCGGGTATCGCGCGGGTGCAGACGATCACCCGGCCCCAGGGCAAGCCCATCGAGCACACCACGATCCCGTTCCTGCTGAGCATGCAGGGCACCACCCAACAGCTCAACCAGAAGTACCAGCAGGACCGGATGGCCGACATGCTGGTGCAGGCCGACGAGATGGGCAAGACCATCGCCTCGATGGAGAAGATGGCCAGCCTCACCCAGCAGATGGCCGCGACCACCCACAGCATGGTCCAGAAGACCAAGGACATGACGGTCGACGTCGCCGAATTGCGGGACCACATCGCCGATTTCGACGACTTCTTCCGACCCATCCGCAACTACTTCTACTGGGAACCGCACTGCTACGACATCCCGATCTGCTGGGCGCTGCGATCGGTGTTCGACACCCTCGACGGCATCGACACGATGACCGACGACATCCAGCGCCTGGTGCCCGACCTCGAGCATCTCGACAGCCTGATGCCGCAACTGGTCACGCTGCTGCCCCAGCAGATCGAGACCATGAAGACGATGCGGACCATGATGCTGACCATGCAGTCCTCCCAGAAGGGGCTGCAGGACCAGATGGCGGCGATGCAGGAGAACTCGCACGCCATGGGCGACGCGTTCGACGAGTCGATGAACGACGACTCGTTCTACCTGCCCCCGGAAGTGTTCGACAACAAGGACTTCCAACGAGGCATCAAGAACTTCATCTCGCCCGACGGCAAGTCGGTGCGGTTCATCATCGAGCACGAGGGCGACCCCGCCACTCCCGAGGGCATCGACCACATCGACGCGATCAAACTGGCTGCCAAGGAAGCGATCAAGGGCACCCCGCTGGAGGGGTCGACCATCTACCTCGGTGGCACCGCCGCCACCTACAAGGACATGCGCGACGGGTCGAACTATGACCTGATGATCGCCGGATTATCGGCTGCCGCACTGATTTTCATCATCATGCTGATCATCACGCGGGCCGTGGTCGCGGCGGCGGTCATCGTCGGTACGGTGCTGCTCTCACTGGGCACGTCGTTCGGGCTCTCGGTGCTGGTGTGGCAGCACCTGCTGGGCATCCGGTTGCACTGGATCGTGCTGGTGATGTCGGTGATCCTGCTGCTGGCGGTCGGGTCGGACTACAACCTGTTGCTCGTGTCGCGGTTCAAAGAGGAACTGCACCACGGCTTCAAGGTCGCGATCATCCGCGCGATGGCCGGTTCGGGTTCGGTGGTCACCTCGGCCGGTCTGGTGTTCGCCGCGACGATGGCGTCGTTCGTGGTCGGCGACCTGCTCAGCATCGCCCAGGTCGGCAGCACGATCGCGCTCGGCCTGTTGTTCGACACGCTGATCGTGCGCGCGTTCATGACGCCGTCGATCGCGGCGCTGCTCGGCCGATGGTTCTGGTGGCCGCTGCGAGTGCGCACCCCGGCGTCGCGGCGACGCCTGGCGGCGCTGTTCCCGGACCGGGTCGGCGCGACCGCCGACTGA
- a CDS encoding N-acyl-D-amino-acid deacylase family protein, producing the protein MFDLKITGGTVVDGTGADRFTADIGIRDGAIVEVRRRGPGDPPLEGEAAETIDATGKIVAPGFVDIHTHYDGQVSWDGLLEPSSNHGVTTVVTGNCGVGFAPVRPGSEEWLIGLMEGVEDIPGTALTEGISWGWESYPDYLDVIEKQHYAIDVGSQIAHGAVRAYAMGERGARNEPATDDDIAAMARLVQEGVEAGALGFSTSRTLGHRAIDGEPVPGTFAAENELFGLGRAMAAGGRAVFELAPQGVAGEDIIAPKNELEWMSRLAAEIDRPISFGMIQVDAAPDLWREQLEVSAQAHAAGSPLYPQIAARPFGMLFGFPGHHAFTHRPTFRRLKAECGREELAARLADPAVKSAILAENDLPPDPKLLFDNMFALVQYSLGRIYALGDPPDYEPTPDRAVANIAKERGEDPLSTLYDLMLESDATAMLMLPFFNYFYGNHDAIREMLLHPAGVVGLSDGGAHCGMICDASYPTFLLTHWARDRHRGDRLPLEYVIRKQSHDTAQLFGLSDRGVIEVGKKADINVIDMDALTLHPARMAYDLPAGGQRLVQGASGYTETIVSGVVVRRDGVDTGARPGRLVRGAR; encoded by the coding sequence GTGTTCGATCTGAAAATCACCGGAGGAACGGTCGTCGACGGCACCGGTGCCGACCGCTTCACCGCGGACATCGGCATCAGGGACGGCGCGATCGTCGAGGTTCGCCGCCGGGGTCCCGGCGACCCCCCACTGGAGGGGGAAGCCGCCGAAACCATCGACGCCACAGGCAAAATCGTCGCTCCTGGCTTCGTGGACATCCACACCCACTACGACGGACAGGTCAGTTGGGACGGGCTGCTCGAGCCGTCGAGCAACCACGGGGTCACCACCGTGGTGACCGGCAACTGCGGCGTCGGCTTCGCGCCGGTGCGGCCGGGCAGCGAGGAATGGCTGATCGGCCTGATGGAAGGAGTCGAGGACATCCCCGGCACCGCGCTCACCGAGGGCATCTCATGGGGCTGGGAGAGCTATCCCGACTACCTCGACGTCATCGAAAAGCAGCACTATGCCATCGATGTGGGCAGCCAGATCGCGCACGGCGCGGTCCGCGCGTACGCGATGGGGGAGCGCGGCGCCCGCAACGAACCCGCCACCGACGACGACATCGCCGCGATGGCCCGCCTCGTGCAAGAGGGCGTCGAGGCCGGCGCGCTGGGCTTTTCAACCTCGCGCACGCTCGGTCATCGCGCCATCGACGGCGAACCGGTACCGGGAACCTTCGCCGCCGAGAACGAACTGTTCGGCCTGGGCCGGGCGATGGCCGCGGGCGGGCGTGCCGTGTTCGAACTGGCGCCGCAGGGCGTTGCGGGGGAGGACATCATCGCGCCCAAGAACGAACTCGAGTGGATGAGCCGCCTGGCCGCCGAGATCGACCGGCCGATCTCGTTCGGGATGATCCAAGTGGATGCGGCGCCGGACCTGTGGCGGGAACAGTTGGAGGTTTCGGCGCAGGCGCACGCGGCAGGCAGTCCGCTCTATCCGCAGATCGCCGCGCGTCCGTTCGGGATGCTGTTCGGCTTCCCGGGGCATCACGCGTTCACCCATCGGCCGACTTTCCGCCGACTCAAGGCCGAATGCGGTCGCGAGGAGTTGGCCGCCCGCCTCGCCGACCCGGCCGTCAAGAGCGCGATCCTGGCCGAAAACGACCTGCCGCCCGACCCGAAATTGTTGTTCGACAATATGTTTGCGCTTGTGCAGTATTCGCTCGGCCGGATCTACGCGCTGGGCGATCCGCCCGACTACGAGCCGACTCCTGACCGCGCCGTCGCGAACATCGCCAAGGAACGCGGCGAGGACCCGTTGTCGACGCTGTATGACCTGATGCTCGAGTCCGATGCGACCGCGATGCTGATGTTGCCGTTCTTCAACTACTTCTACGGCAATCACGACGCGATCCGCGAGATGCTGCTGCACCCGGCGGGCGTGGTGGGCCTGTCCGACGGCGGCGCGCACTGCGGCATGATCTGCGACGCGTCCTATCCGACGTTCCTGTTGACGCACTGGGCCCGCGACCGTCACCGCGGGGACAGGCTGCCGCTGGAGTATGTGATTCGCAAACAATCGCACGACACCGCACAGTTGTTCGGCCTCTCGGACCGCGGCGTGATCGAGGTGGGCAAGAAAGCCGACATCAACGTCATCGACATGGACGCACTGACCCTGCATCCCGCTCGTATGGCCTATGACCTGCCGGCGGGCGGACAACGCCTGGTGCAGGGCGCTTCCGGATACACCGAGACCATCGTCTCCGGAGTGGTCGTGCGCCGCGACGGAGTCGACACCGGGGCCCGGCCGGGCCGGCTGGTGCGCGGCGCCCGCTGA
- a CDS encoding aromatic ring-hydroxylating oxygenase subunit alpha has protein sequence MTQTTPDVRREDAIGTPPPRPTLVPVERYHSPTFARLENERMWPKVWQLACTVDHVAEPGDYFEYRCGPYSVLIVRDDDGVLRAFQNVCRHRGNSLCSGSGSELRELRCGYHGWTWDLSGVLRRVPNRKGFGALRLTDLPLIGVAVDTWERMVFVNLDRDAMPLLEYLEEMPGDVEWARLGEFRCYATMTVDVDANWKTIADGYSETYHIQTLHPELHRCMDDVYAPQRIWGHTGKSEQVYGVPSPKLKDQLTDAEVWDAYVSTQGALMGVEEGTPLPADRAPGASVADVIAARTRAFAASRGVDLDWASTDQVMRLHQYNVFPNMTLLTNADHLTVMTSHPGADPDHGELVMLLWMRMPPGAPRAKPVDVRVAAADAHPGLVLTQDISVLAGLQRGLRQPGFTHLTLSNEERRIINMHRNLERYLELPQADRMTGGEPGA, from the coding sequence GTGACGCAAACGACGCCCGACGTCCGACGCGAGGACGCGATCGGAACACCGCCTCCCCGGCCCACTCTGGTGCCCGTCGAGCGGTATCACTCCCCGACCTTCGCGCGGCTGGAGAACGAGCGGATGTGGCCGAAGGTGTGGCAGCTGGCCTGCACGGTCGATCACGTGGCTGAGCCCGGCGACTACTTCGAATACCGCTGCGGCCCCTACTCGGTGCTCATCGTGCGCGACGACGACGGCGTGCTGCGCGCCTTCCAGAACGTGTGCCGCCACCGCGGTAACTCGCTGTGTTCGGGTTCGGGTTCCGAGCTGCGAGAGCTGCGCTGCGGCTACCACGGCTGGACGTGGGACCTGTCGGGCGTGCTGCGTCGGGTGCCGAACCGCAAGGGTTTCGGTGCGCTGCGGCTGACCGATCTGCCGTTGATCGGCGTCGCGGTCGACACCTGGGAGCGCATGGTGTTCGTCAATCTCGACCGCGACGCGATGCCGCTGCTGGAGTATCTGGAGGAAATGCCGGGCGACGTGGAGTGGGCCCGGCTCGGCGAGTTCCGCTGCTACGCAACGATGACCGTCGACGTCGACGCGAACTGGAAGACCATCGCCGACGGGTACAGCGAGACCTACCACATCCAGACGCTGCACCCCGAGCTGCATCGGTGCATGGACGACGTGTATGCGCCACAACGGATCTGGGGTCACACCGGCAAGTCCGAACAGGTCTACGGCGTGCCGAGCCCGAAACTGAAGGACCAGCTGACCGACGCCGAGGTGTGGGACGCCTACGTCAGCACCCAGGGCGCGCTGATGGGTGTCGAGGAGGGCACGCCGCTGCCCGCCGATCGCGCGCCCGGCGCATCGGTCGCCGACGTGATCGCCGCCCGCACCCGCGCGTTCGCCGCATCCCGCGGCGTCGACCTGGACTGGGCCAGCACCGACCAGGTGATGCGGCTTCACCAGTACAACGTGTTCCCGAACATGACGCTGCTCACCAACGCCGATCATCTGACCGTGATGACGTCGCATCCGGGCGCCGACCCGGACCATGGCGAGCTGGTGATGCTGCTGTGGATGCGGATGCCGCCCGGCGCGCCGCGGGCCAAGCCCGTCGACGTTCGGGTTGCTGCGGCCGACGCGCATCCAGGACTGGTTCTCACGCAGGACATTTCGGTACTGGCGGGTCTGCAGCGCGGTCTGCGCCAACCCGGGTTCACCCACCTGACCCTGTCCAACGAGGAGCGGCGGATCATCAACATGCACCGCAACCTCGAGCGGTATCTCGAGCTACCGCAAGCCGACCGGATGACCGGAGGTGAACCCGGTGCCTGA
- a CDS encoding TetR/AcrR family transcriptional regulator, protein MPDAAISAETIVDAAAAMIELDGVDRFTMRGLADRLGVAVTSIYWHVGGRDKLFDSLVDRLLDEMAHLPMAGDTAVDRIASLAHAQRRLLIERQHLLAIAHSRDATPRLFLPAQRALATQLAELGVTGADAALVLRAVEVHVISSAVMRFAAVRGEKHDEEDPTLWTDDWPDQDLVGALQSPTDYDAVFTYGLEALLARLR, encoded by the coding sequence GTGCCTGACGCGGCGATCTCCGCGGAGACCATCGTCGACGCCGCCGCGGCGATGATCGAACTGGACGGGGTGGACCGCTTCACGATGCGCGGCCTGGCCGACCGGCTGGGCGTGGCGGTGACGTCGATCTACTGGCACGTCGGCGGGCGCGACAAACTGTTCGACAGCCTGGTCGACCGGCTGCTCGACGAGATGGCGCATCTGCCGATGGCCGGCGACACCGCCGTCGACCGGATCGCCTCACTGGCGCACGCCCAGCGCCGGCTGCTGATCGAGCGGCAGCACCTGCTGGCCATCGCGCACTCCCGTGACGCCACGCCGCGATTGTTCCTGCCCGCTCAGCGCGCACTGGCGACTCAGCTGGCCGAACTCGGTGTGACGGGCGCCGACGCGGCGTTGGTGTTGCGGGCCGTCGAGGTGCACGTGATCTCCTCGGCCGTCATGCGATTCGCCGCGGTGCGCGGCGAGAAGCACGACGAAGAGGACCCGACGCTGTGGACTGACGACTGGCCGGACCAGGACCTGGTCGGTGCGCTGCAGTCACCGACCGACTACGACGCGGTGTTCACCTACGGCCTCGAGGCGCTGCTGGCCCGGCTGCGGTGA
- a CDS encoding Zn-ribbon domain-containing OB-fold protein, whose amino-acid sequence MTTFERPMPVKTPTTAPFWDALAQHRVVIQYSPSSDAYVFYPRVRAPRTLADDLEWREISGMGTLYSFTVARRPVGPHFADAVPQLLAIVEWDEGPRFSTELVNVDPAGLKVGMRVKPVFIDYPEHDVTMLRYEPA is encoded by the coding sequence GTGACCACGTTCGAACGCCCGATGCCCGTCAAGACCCCGACCACCGCGCCCTTCTGGGATGCGCTCGCGCAGCACCGCGTCGTGATCCAGTATTCGCCGTCATCGGATGCGTACGTGTTCTATCCGAGAGTCCGCGCGCCGCGCACCCTCGCCGACGACCTGGAATGGCGCGAGATCTCCGGGATGGGAACCCTGTACTCGTTCACGGTGGCCCGCCGGCCGGTGGGGCCGCACTTCGCCGACGCCGTACCGCAACTGCTCGCGATCGTCGAATGGGATGAGGGCCCGCGGTTCTCGACCGAACTGGTCAATGTCGACCCGGCCGGCCTGAAAGTCGGGATGCGGGTCAAACCGGTGTTCATCGACTACCCCGAGCACGACGTCACGATGCTGCGCTACGAACCGGCGTAG
- a CDS encoding thiolase family protein, with translation MGPRRKGLRGDAAIVGYVELPPERLNKATPAPFTLEQWAELAAAALEDAGLRADAVDGIVTSHLAESEIFVPSTIAEYLGVRANFAEIVDLGGASAAAMVWRAAAAVELGLCDVVVCALPARYITPISEKKPKPLVDAVFFGSSSNQYGSPQAEFEIPYGNLGQNGPYGQVATRYGAVYGYDERAMAKIVVDQRVNANHTEGAIWKDKPLTVDDVLASPVIADPLHMLEIVMPCVGGAAVVVACADAAKRARNRPVWIKGFGEHVPFKTPTYAADLLHTPMAEAAETAFGMTSLARTDMDMVSIYDCYTITVLLSLEDAGFCEKGKGMQFVTDHDLTFRGDFPLNTAGGQLGFGQAGLAGGMHHVCDATRQIMGRAGAAQVSDCNRAFVSGNGGILSEQTALILEGD, from the coding sequence ATGGGACCACGACGGAAGGGACTACGCGGTGACGCCGCCATCGTCGGCTACGTCGAACTGCCACCGGAGCGACTGAACAAGGCCACTCCGGCGCCGTTCACCCTGGAGCAGTGGGCCGAACTCGCCGCCGCGGCGCTCGAGGACGCGGGGCTGCGGGCGGATGCGGTCGACGGGATCGTCACCTCGCACCTGGCGGAGTCCGAGATCTTCGTCCCGTCGACCATCGCCGAATACCTCGGGGTGCGCGCCAACTTCGCCGAGATCGTCGATCTGGGCGGGGCGAGCGCCGCCGCGATGGTGTGGCGCGCCGCCGCGGCCGTCGAACTCGGGCTGTGCGACGTGGTGGTGTGCGCGCTGCCCGCGCGCTACATCACGCCGATCTCGGAGAAGAAACCCAAGCCGCTGGTCGACGCCGTGTTCTTCGGCTCGTCGAGCAACCAATACGGCTCTCCGCAGGCCGAATTCGAGATCCCATACGGCAACCTCGGCCAGAACGGGCCATACGGTCAGGTCGCCACCCGCTACGGTGCGGTGTACGGCTACGACGAACGCGCGATGGCCAAGATCGTGGTGGACCAGCGCGTCAACGCCAACCACACCGAGGGTGCAATCTGGAAGGACAAGCCGCTCACCGTCGACGACGTGCTCGCGAGCCCGGTGATCGCCGACCCGCTGCACATGCTCGAGATCGTCATGCCCTGCGTCGGCGGCGCCGCGGTCGTCGTCGCCTGCGCTGACGCCGCCAAGCGCGCCCGCAACAGACCGGTGTGGATCAAGGGTTTCGGCGAGCACGTACCGTTCAAGACACCTACCTATGCGGCCGATCTGCTGCACACCCCGATGGCCGAGGCCGCCGAAACAGCGTTCGGCATGACCTCGCTCGCCCGCACCGACATGGACATGGTCTCGATCTACGACTGCTACACGATCACGGTGTTGCTGTCGCTCGAGGACGCGGGATTCTGCGAGAAGGGCAAGGGCATGCAGTTCGTCACCGACCACGACCTGACGTTCCGCGGCGACTTCCCGCTCAACACCGCGGGCGGCCAACTCGGCTTCGGGCAGGCGGGTCTGGCCGGCGGCATGCACCACGTGTGCGACGCCACCCGGCAGATCATGGGCCGCGCCGGCGCCGCGCAGGTGAGCGACTGCAACCGCGCGTTCGTCTCCGGCAACGGCGGAATCCTCTCGGAGCAGACCGCGCTGATCCTCGAGGGAGACTGA
- a CDS encoding acyl-CoA dehydrogenase, which produces MTLALRPEQRELTEAVAQFAARRAPLSSTRDTFASLGDGQLPSWWNEFAATGFHAVHLPERCGGQGGGLLDAACVLEAAGKAALPGPLLPTVTAGAVALLADKSPPVEALLARLAEGAPAALLLPQHSGATARRERDGWSVTGTSELTAGICSAAIAVLGAVTDDGETIWVAVDTANVAATAEPVPATDLLTDLGRLRLTGYAVGQDDVLAGIVTDRAEYVSTALTASMAAGIMQWCVEAATAHLRTREQFGKLIGTFQALQHSAAMLLVNSELAGAATWDAVRAVGEPIEQHAIAAAGAALMAVAPCADLVLDTLTMFGAIGFTWEHDLHLYWRRATSLAASAGAPNRWARRLGAATATQERNFSVDLGDAEAEFRARVAETLDEAAALRNDGQGRQGDYEHFAIGPQRTAIADAGLIAPHWAPPWGLDASPLQQLIIDEEFTKRPSLVRPSLGIAEWILPSLIRAGSEELQRQLIPPTQRGELAWCQLFSEPGAGSDLAALATRATKVDGGWRINGHKIWTSSAHRADYGALLARTDPSAPKHRGIGYFIVDMRSPGIDIQPIKQASGEEEFNEVFLADVFVPDEMLLGEPTGGWALAIATMAEERSAISGYVQFDRAAPLRRLAGADGAVDDNVLRELGELDAYANAIKALGVRETLRLLDGQPSGATSSIAKVAMNVLLRRTFPATLASAGRSAMAAESDVVPPYLRVPAELIGGGTKEIQLNIIAQMILGLPRK; this is translated from the coding sequence ATGACCCTCGCCCTGCGTCCCGAACAACGTGAACTCACCGAGGCGGTCGCTCAATTCGCGGCCCGGCGGGCGCCGCTGAGCAGCACCCGGGACACCTTCGCCTCACTCGGCGACGGTCAGCTGCCGTCCTGGTGGAACGAGTTCGCGGCCACCGGCTTTCACGCCGTGCATCTGCCGGAGCGATGCGGAGGCCAGGGCGGTGGCCTGCTCGACGCGGCGTGCGTGCTGGAGGCGGCCGGCAAGGCGGCGCTGCCCGGGCCGCTGCTGCCGACCGTGACCGCGGGCGCGGTGGCCCTGCTGGCCGACAAGTCACCGCCGGTCGAGGCGCTGCTGGCACGCCTGGCAGAGGGCGCCCCGGCGGCGCTGCTGCTCCCGCAGCACTCCGGCGCCACCGCGCGCCGCGAGCGCGACGGCTGGTCGGTGACCGGAACCTCGGAGTTGACGGCCGGAATCTGTTCGGCCGCAATCGCTGTGCTCGGTGCCGTCACCGATGACGGTGAGACGATCTGGGTGGCCGTCGACACCGCGAACGTGGCGGCCACCGCCGAACCCGTTCCGGCCACCGACCTGCTGACCGACCTCGGCAGGCTGCGGCTCACCGGCTATGCGGTCGGGCAGGACGATGTGCTGGCCGGCATCGTGACCGACCGTGCCGAGTATGTGAGCACCGCGCTGACCGCGAGCATGGCCGCCGGCATCATGCAGTGGTGCGTGGAAGCCGCCACGGCACACCTGCGCACCCGTGAACAGTTCGGCAAGCTGATCGGCACCTTTCAGGCGCTGCAGCACAGCGCCGCAATGCTGTTGGTCAACAGCGAACTGGCCGGCGCCGCTACCTGGGACGCGGTGCGGGCGGTCGGCGAACCGATCGAGCAGCACGCCATCGCCGCGGCCGGTGCCGCGTTGATGGCCGTCGCCCCGTGCGCCGATCTGGTGCTCGACACCCTGACGATGTTCGGCGCCATCGGGTTCACCTGGGAACACGACCTGCACCTGTACTGGCGGCGCGCCACCAGCCTGGCCGCATCGGCCGGCGCCCCGAACCGGTGGGCGCGGCGCCTCGGCGCGGCGACCGCCACGCAGGAGCGCAACTTCTCGGTCGACCTCGGCGACGCCGAAGCCGAGTTCCGTGCCCGCGTGGCCGAGACACTCGACGAGGCGGCCGCACTGCGCAACGACGGACAGGGCCGTCAGGGCGACTACGAGCATTTCGCCATTGGACCGCAGCGCACCGCGATCGCCGACGCGGGTCTGATCGCACCGCACTGGGCGCCGCCGTGGGGTCTCGACGCCAGCCCCCTGCAGCAGCTCATCATCGACGAGGAGTTCACCAAGCGGCCATCGCTGGTGCGGCCGTCGCTGGGCATCGCCGAATGGATCCTGCCCTCGTTGATCAGGGCGGGATCCGAAGAGCTTCAGCGGCAACTGATTCCGCCGACCCAGCGCGGAGAGCTTGCCTGGTGCCAGCTGTTCAGCGAACCGGGCGCGGGATCGGATCTGGCCGCGCTGGCCACCAGGGCGACCAAGGTCGACGGCGGCTGGCGGATCAACGGGCACAAGATCTGGACCTCGTCGGCGCACCGGGCCGACTACGGCGCGCTGCTGGCCCGCACCGATCCGTCCGCCCCCAAACACCGCGGAATCGGCTACTTCATCGTCGACATGCGCTCGCCCGGCATCGACATCCAGCCGATCAAGCAGGCCAGCGGCGAGGAGGAGTTCAACGAGGTCTTCTTGGCCGACGTGTTCGTGCCCGACGAGATGCTGCTCGGCGAACCCACCGGCGGATGGGCATTGGCGATCGCCACGATGGCCGAAGAGCGTTCGGCCATCAGTGGTTACGTGCAGTTCGACCGGGCCGCGCCGCTGCGCCGCCTGGCCGGCGCGGACGGCGCGGTCGACGACAACGTGCTGCGCGAACTCGGCGAACTGGACGCCTACGCCAACGCCATCAAGGCGCTCGGCGTGCGCGAGACGCTCCGGCTGCTCGACGGGCAGCCGTCCGGCGCCACGTCCAGCATCGCCAAGGTCGCGATGAACGTGCTGCTGCGACGCACCTTCCCGGCCACGCTGGCGTCGGCGGGCCGATCGGCCATGGCCGCGGAATCCGACGTCGTACCGCCATATCTGCGGGTGCCCGCCGAACTCATCGGCGGCGGCACCAAGGAGATACAGCTCAACATCATCGCCCAGATGATCCTCGGCCTGCCCCGCAAGTGA